In the genome of Candidatus Reidiella endopervernicosa, one region contains:
- the tolB gene encoding Tol-Pal system beta propeller repeat protein TolB, whose amino-acid sequence MNKIFIRGLLALMVWLGSTALQAEGLTIEITKGAEGALPIAVIPFGMQGVNGIDPSQNVGRIVAADLRRSGLFKPLAEKDLLSRPTDGTGVRFADWRLLGADNIVVGRMTPKGGGKFELRFQLFDVTQEKQLAGYSFQVSRTNIRRVAHHISDLIYEKLIGHPGAFSTHIAYISRLGSNEKPTFVLQVADADGFNPQVVLRSSQPLMSPAWSPDATRLAYVTFEKGKASIYMQNIRSGKRDLIASYAGINGAPSFSPDGKRMALTLSKDGNPEIYVVELGSRKLRRLTNHNAIDTEPVWSPDGRMVVFTSDRGGRPQLYKVAARGGKAQRLTFEGKYNARASFSPDGRRLAFVHQVSGDSRFRIAVMEMDSGEIRILTDGSLDESPSIAPNGSMVIYAATERYKAVLSAVSVDGRVQQRLALSEGDVREPAWSPKPMR is encoded by the coding sequence TTGAACAAAATCTTTATTAGAGGCCTGCTAGCCTTGATGGTCTGGCTTGGATCTACTGCCCTACAGGCTGAGGGTCTGACCATCGAAATCACCAAGGGTGCCGAAGGTGCATTACCTATCGCGGTGATTCCATTTGGTATGCAGGGTGTGAACGGTATCGATCCTTCGCAGAATGTCGGCCGTATTGTCGCGGCGGATCTCAGACGCAGTGGACTCTTTAAACCGCTAGCTGAGAAAGATCTGCTCTCTCGTCCGACCGATGGTACTGGAGTCCGCTTTGCTGATTGGCGTCTGCTGGGGGCAGACAACATTGTGGTCGGTCGCATGACCCCCAAGGGCGGCGGTAAGTTTGAGCTGCGCTTTCAGCTCTTCGATGTGACCCAGGAGAAGCAGCTGGCGGGATACAGCTTTCAGGTCTCGCGTACCAATATTCGCCGTGTCGCCCACCACATCAGTGATCTTATCTATGAGAAGCTGATCGGTCATCCGGGTGCATTCTCGACCCATATCGCCTATATCAGTCGCCTCGGCAGCAACGAGAAGCCGACCTTTGTACTACAGGTGGCCGATGCTGATGGTTTTAATCCACAGGTGGTGCTGCGCTCTTCGCAGCCGTTGATGTCACCCGCCTGGTCGCCCGATGCAACGCGTCTTGCCTATGTCACCTTTGAGAAGGGCAAGGCGTCTATCTATATGCAGAACATCCGTAGTGGCAAGCGCGATCTGATCGCATCCTATGCCGGTATTAATGGCGCACCGTCGTTCTCGCCTGATGGTAAACGGATGGCGCTGACCCTTTCAAAGGATGGCAATCCTGAGATCTATGTGGTTGAACTGGGGAGTCGTAAGCTACGTCGACTGACCAACCACAATGCGATTGACACAGAACCGGTATGGTCTCCTGACGGGCGTATGGTAGTCTTTACCTCCGACAGGGGCGGAAGACCCCAGCTCTACAAGGTGGCGGCGCGGGGTGGTAAGGCGCAGCGACTGACCTTTGAGGGCAAATATAACGCCAGAGCAAGCTTCTCCCCGGATGGGCGACGGCTTGCTTTTGTGCATCAGGTTTCAGGTGATAGTCGTTTCCGGATTGCAGTGATGGAGATGGATAGTGGTGAGATTAGAATCCTCACCGACGGCAGCCTGGACGAGTCACCGAGTATTGCGCCTAATGGCAGCATGGTGATCTATGCCGCAACGGAGCGTTATAAGGCGGTGCTCTCTGCGGTCTCCGTGGATGGGCGTGTACAGCAGCGGCTGGCACTGAGTGAGGGTGATGTTCGCGAACCTGCGTGGTCACCGAAGCCGATGCGTTAG
- the ybgF gene encoding tol-pal system protein YbgF: protein MSILDRKPVYALLLAAAFSQSAIAAPVEPVTNNGLEVRMQRLERVLESSALLNMRSSLQQLQSEVQQLRGDLEQQNFELERLKKRQQELYLDIDRRLQARPTAVAPTLPTPPVARPGMPMIGPSLTQPASPSVAQPMAPALPMTTPQPALSTNPSMALQPQATVPSQGEQIAYQRAFGLLKEGNYRQAIGAFTSQLNAFPRGNYADNARYWMGEAYYVMRDFTPALAEFSKVQSEFPSSAKVADATLKIGYIRYELKEYDEARRVLDSVKSRYPGSRSARLADKRLQQMLREGR, encoded by the coding sequence ATGTCGATATTAGATAGAAAGCCTGTTTACGCGCTGCTGCTGGCAGCGGCGTTCTCACAATCTGCGATTGCTGCTCCGGTTGAGCCGGTCACCAACAACGGTCTTGAGGTGCGTATGCAGCGCCTTGAACGTGTGTTGGAGAGTAGCGCGTTATTGAATATGCGTAGTTCGCTCCAGCAATTGCAGAGTGAAGTACAGCAGCTACGTGGTGATCTTGAGCAGCAGAATTTTGAGCTCGAGCGACTCAAGAAGCGTCAACAGGAACTCTATCTTGATATTGATCGTCGGCTTCAGGCCAGACCGACGGCAGTTGCACCAACGCTGCCGACCCCACCAGTAGCACGTCCGGGCATGCCAATGATTGGACCTTCGCTGACACAACCGGCATCACCTTCGGTTGCGCAACCGATGGCTCCAGCGTTGCCTATGACTACACCTCAGCCGGCGTTGAGCACGAATCCCTCAATGGCACTGCAGCCACAGGCGACGGTGCCGAGTCAGGGTGAGCAGATCGCCTATCAGCGCGCCTTTGGTCTACTCAAAGAGGGTAACTATCGACAGGCGATTGGTGCCTTTACCAGTCAGTTGAATGCATTTCCTCGTGGTAACTATGCCGATAACGCACGCTACTGGATGGGTGAGGCATACTACGTGATGCGTGACTTTACCCCTGCATTAGCGGAGTTCAGCAAGGTGCAGAGTGAGTTCCCATCCAGCGCCAAGGTGGCCGATGCAACACTGAAGATCGGTTATATCCGCTACGAGCTGAAGGAGTACGACGAAGCTCGACGTGTGCTTGATTCGGTCAAGAGTCGCTACCCTGGTAGTCGTTCCGCACGCTTGGCTGACAAACGTCTGCAGCAGATGCTCCGTGAAGGGCGCTGA
- the queE gene encoding 7-carboxy-7-deazaguanine synthase QueE produces the protein MSSNERAQQLRISEIFYSLQGESRSVGWPTVFIRLTGCPLRCNYCDTEYAFTGGESIAIESILEQVAQFGAHHVCVTGGEPLAQKGCLKLLTELCDLGYETSLETSGALDISTVDERVVRVVDVKTPDSGESSRNLLENLQYLTARDQLKFVICSREDYEWSRSIIAEHKLSERCEILFSPIHEAQDPTELAEWILEDRLHVRFQLQLHKLLWRETQGR, from the coding sequence ATGAGTAGCAATGAGCGCGCGCAACAGCTGCGCATCAGTGAGATATTCTACTCACTTCAGGGTGAATCTCGATCGGTTGGATGGCCAACCGTTTTTATCCGTCTGACGGGGTGTCCACTCCGCTGTAACTACTGTGATACTGAGTACGCCTTTACTGGCGGTGAGTCGATCGCCATTGAATCGATCCTTGAGCAGGTGGCCCAATTCGGTGCACATCATGTCTGTGTGACGGGTGGTGAGCCACTGGCGCAGAAGGGGTGTCTTAAACTTCTTACTGAGCTCTGTGACCTTGGTTATGAGACCTCACTTGAGACCAGTGGTGCACTCGATATCTCCACTGTCGATGAGCGAGTGGTACGAGTGGTCGATGTTAAAACACCCGATTCAGGCGAGTCATCACGCAATCTGCTTGAAAATCTGCAATACCTTACGGCGCGTGATCAGCTCAAGTTCGTCATCTGTAGTCGTGAAGATTATGAGTGGTCACGGTCGATTATTGCGGAACATAAACTCTCGGAACGTTGCGAGATTCTGTTTTCACCCATACATGAAGCACAGGATCCGACCGAACTGGCGGAGTGGATTTTGGAAGATCGGTTGCATGTCAGGTTTCAGCTGCAGTTGCATAAACTGTTGTGGCGAGAGACGCAGGGGCGTTGA
- the pal gene encoding peptidoglycan-associated lipoprotein Pal, which produces MKIFKSVVLFVSILTLTACSGMGGGEQGDVAVDDHSTTTGGEGADGASTSGAMGGDYFDGRMLNDQSGDPLNRWVIYFDFDSSAVMEENNAMLGAHAAYLLEHPELTLTLEGHADERGTREYNIGLGDRRAQGVREVLTLQGAPGHQINTVSYGEERPEGFGHSEESWRLNRRVVLVYSN; this is translated from the coding sequence ATGAAGATCTTCAAGAGTGTGGTGCTGTTTGTCTCTATCCTGACACTGACTGCGTGTAGCGGTATGGGTGGCGGTGAGCAGGGTGATGTGGCTGTCGATGATCACAGCACAACGACCGGTGGTGAGGGTGCCGATGGCGCTTCAACTAGTGGCGCGATGGGTGGTGACTACTTTGATGGTCGCATGCTCAATGATCAGAGTGGTGATCCACTGAACCGCTGGGTGATCTACTTCGATTTCGATAGCAGTGCAGTGATGGAAGAGAACAACGCCATGCTGGGCGCACATGCCGCCTACCTGCTGGAGCATCCTGAACTGACCCTGACCCTCGAGGGGCATGCCGATGAGCGTGGTACCCGTGAGTACAACATCGGTCTGGGTGATCGTCGCGCACAGGGCGTTCGTGAGGTCTTGACCCTGCAGGGCGCGCCTGGCCACCAGATCAACACCGTCAGCTACGGTGAAGAACGCCCTGAGGGCTTTGGTCATAGCGAAGAGTCGTGGCGCCTGAATCGTCGCGTGGTACTGGTCTACTCCAACTAA
- a CDS encoding M48 family metalloprotease, with protein sequence MKSITIALASLILLLTTFSQLANATELNLPNMGDPSESTLSPTQADKLGKALLRQLRQEKRIAEDPLINSYVSSLGFRLATSSSRPSEPFTFFVVDDASINAFAAPGGYIGIHTGLIETSSNESELAAVMAHEIAHVTQRHMARAFENAGQMKLPMAIALLTAVLLGSQSAELGEAAVAVASAGSIQQQINFTRSNESEADAIGMETLANAGFDPHGMESFFKHLQHEARYYGVALPEYLRTHPISESRIAESKNRADRYPQNKYTDRLSFSLIRARLKAINESDPHKATRYFESQLRSGQHQNRDAFTYGQAIALIRDQKPKKAVQIIEELLNSDPDRLEYLLALANAEMEQNNYDRSLAILSDAESLYPGSYPLVIDYSRALITTGNSMTAVPLLKNQINHQNDKPQLHQLYAEALGKTGKVAEAHVALAQYLYLNEHLISAIEQLKQAKKLAVNDHYLLSRIESKLIIFKESLAEMKKSEKKRPK encoded by the coding sequence ATGAAATCAATCACAATCGCCCTAGCCTCACTAATTCTTCTACTCACCACCTTTTCACAATTGGCAAATGCCACTGAACTCAATCTCCCCAATATGGGTGACCCATCTGAATCGACACTGTCACCAACTCAAGCTGACAAACTAGGTAAAGCCCTCCTCCGACAACTCCGCCAGGAAAAGCGGATAGCTGAAGACCCACTTATTAATAGCTACGTATCATCACTTGGCTTTCGCTTAGCAACCAGTAGCAGCCGTCCCAGCGAACCGTTTACTTTTTTTGTTGTTGACGACGCCTCCATCAACGCCTTTGCGGCACCCGGTGGTTATATTGGAATACACACTGGCTTGATCGAAACATCATCCAATGAGAGCGAGCTCGCCGCAGTAATGGCACATGAGATCGCACACGTCACTCAGCGCCACATGGCTCGCGCGTTTGAAAATGCCGGACAGATGAAACTACCAATGGCCATCGCACTGCTTACAGCGGTACTGCTCGGTAGTCAAAGCGCTGAGCTCGGAGAAGCTGCTGTTGCTGTTGCATCAGCTGGTAGCATTCAGCAACAGATCAACTTCACCCGTTCCAACGAATCAGAAGCCGACGCAATTGGGATGGAAACACTGGCTAACGCAGGATTTGATCCGCATGGGATGGAGAGCTTTTTCAAACACCTGCAACACGAAGCACGATACTACGGTGTCGCACTGCCTGAGTATCTAAGGACACATCCCATTTCAGAGTCTCGTATTGCTGAATCTAAAAACCGCGCTGATCGTTATCCACAAAACAAATATACGGACCGTCTCTCTTTCTCATTGATTAGAGCCCGACTTAAAGCCATTAACGAGAGCGACCCACATAAAGCAACACGGTATTTCGAAAGCCAACTTCGCTCGGGACAGCACCAGAATCGCGATGCCTTCACCTATGGTCAAGCCATCGCTCTGATAAGAGACCAGAAACCAAAGAAGGCTGTTCAAATCATCGAAGAATTACTTAACAGCGACCCAGATCGACTCGAGTATCTGCTGGCACTCGCCAATGCCGAGATGGAGCAAAACAATTACGATAGATCACTTGCCATCCTCTCCGATGCAGAATCACTCTATCCCGGCAGCTATCCACTCGTTATCGATTACAGTCGCGCCCTGATTACCACTGGAAATAGTATGACTGCGGTACCGCTACTCAAGAATCAGATCAACCATCAGAATGACAAGCCGCAGCTCCACCAACTCTACGCTGAGGCCCTGGGAAAGACGGGCAAAGTGGCGGAGGCGCATGTAGCGCTGGCGCAGTACCTCTATTTGAATGAACATCTTATTAGCGCCATTGAACAGCTAAAACAGGCGAAGAAGCTCGCCGTGAATGACCACTACCTCCTCTCACGCATCGAATCAAAGCTCATCATATTTAAAGAGAGTCTTGCCGAAATGAAAAAGAGTGAAAAAAAACGGCCAAAGTAG
- a CDS encoding efflux RND transporter periplasmic adaptor subunit has translation MVLCLSAFSSLHAATVDLQRIMVDKVPVEDVRLLDGLVEAVNRSTVSSQASGRIESIYFDIDDYVKRGDVLLKIRDTTQRAAMNSAEAVFQETQARLDGAHSEYDRTKEIYAKKLVAKSKLDQAEAAFKSATARRGAAKAGVEEAQEALAQTTVKAPYSGIVTERHVEIGEMASIGTHLMSGLSLEALRITVEVPQSLMPTVRSGAKMQGVLPDGRLLESKHVTLFPIANSTSHAFKMRLALPEGQHDLYPGMFIKVSVSVGSSEKIVIPLESVAYRSEVTGVYVVDTNGRVSLRHIRLGQRQSEARVEVLSGLRSGESIALDPVRAGVVLKQQGRDGK, from the coding sequence ATGGTACTCTGTCTGTCTGCGTTTAGCTCTCTCCATGCTGCTACCGTTGATCTACAGCGAATCATGGTTGATAAGGTGCCGGTGGAGGATGTGAGGCTGCTAGATGGGCTCGTTGAGGCTGTGAATCGATCAACTGTCTCTTCCCAGGCAAGTGGACGAATCGAGTCGATCTATTTTGATATTGATGACTACGTTAAGCGTGGTGATGTTTTATTAAAAATTCGGGACACCACGCAACGTGCTGCAATGAATTCAGCTGAGGCCGTATTTCAAGAGACTCAGGCGCGTCTTGATGGGGCGCATAGTGAGTATGATCGGACAAAAGAGATCTATGCTAAGAAGCTGGTGGCCAAATCTAAGCTAGATCAGGCGGAAGCAGCGTTTAAATCGGCAACAGCTCGTAGGGGGGCTGCAAAAGCGGGTGTTGAGGAAGCACAAGAGGCATTAGCTCAAACTACGGTCAAGGCGCCCTATAGTGGAATTGTGACCGAGCGCCATGTTGAGATTGGTGAGATGGCATCAATTGGCACGCATCTGATGAGCGGTCTCTCCCTAGAGGCGTTACGAATAACGGTCGAGGTGCCACAGTCGCTGATGCCGACTGTTCGTTCGGGTGCCAAAATGCAGGGGGTCCTCCCAGATGGTCGTCTGCTAGAGTCGAAGCACGTAACACTCTTCCCAATTGCCAATAGTACGAGTCACGCATTCAAGATGCGTTTGGCCCTTCCTGAAGGTCAGCATGATCTCTATCCAGGCATGTTTATCAAGGTGTCAGTCTCCGTTGGCAGTAGTGAGAAGATTGTGATTCCACTAGAGAGTGTGGCCTATCGAAGTGAGGTTACGGGTGTCTATGTGGTTGATACCAATGGGCGAGTTTCTCTCCGACACATTCGACTTGGACAAAGGCAGTCGGAAGCCAGGGTCGAAGTGCTCTCTGGTCTGCGTTCAGGCGAGAGTATCGCGCTAGATCCAGTCCGTGCGGGTGTGGTGCTGAAGCAGCAGGGTAGGGATGGGAAATGA
- a CDS encoding YeeE/YedE family protein — protein MVFDSFNSGLSIMLWLTFAIAVVMGAVVNKTNFCTMGAVSDMVNMGDWGRMRAWILAIAVALIGMTVLESQGMVRPDEAFPPYRNGSLAWIEHLLGGLTFGVGMTLASGCGNKTLIRIGGGNLKSIVVLAVIGVIAYYMTNPFPGSDNTLYSLFFYEWTNPMAVNLGAGQDLGSLVAGENSASARLWLGLGVAALLLFFVFKSSEFRGGFDNILGGVVVGMAVLAGWYVSSMVQLDLDGSAYNLSSYYAEWDFLAESDEGKPAAAAPLSPQSFTFINPMGQSFGLVKGAFSASLLTFGVMALFGVIVGSFVWSLVSKSLRVEWFVGVGDFVTHLIGAVLMGFGGVLAMGCTIGQGITGVSTLAIGSMMTLVAIIYGSAITMKVQLYKMVYDDSSFFSALVTAMADLRLLPNGLRKHEAV, from the coding sequence ATGGTGTTTGATTCTTTTAATAGTGGTCTGTCGATCATGCTCTGGCTGACCTTTGCCATCGCTGTCGTGATGGGGGCTGTGGTCAATAAGACCAATTTTTGCACCATGGGTGCGGTTTCCGATATGGTCAATATGGGTGACTGGGGCAGAATGCGCGCCTGGATCCTCGCGATTGCGGTCGCATTGATCGGTATGACTGTGCTGGAATCGCAGGGTATGGTTCGCCCCGACGAGGCTTTTCCTCCTTACCGCAACGGCTCTCTTGCCTGGATTGAGCATCTATTGGGTGGACTGACCTTCGGTGTCGGTATGACGCTCGCTTCGGGATGCGGTAACAAAACACTGATTCGTATCGGCGGTGGTAACCTGAAATCGATAGTCGTTCTGGCGGTGATTGGCGTGATCGCCTATTACATGACCAACCCTTTCCCAGGCAGTGACAACACCCTCTACTCTCTCTTCTTCTATGAATGGACCAACCCGATGGCGGTAAATCTGGGTGCTGGTCAGGACCTCGGCTCACTGGTAGCCGGTGAGAACTCAGCATCTGCACGACTCTGGCTTGGTCTGGGCGTTGCCGCGCTGTTGCTCTTCTTCGTCTTTAAATCATCAGAGTTTCGAGGCGGCTTCGACAATATTCTGGGTGGTGTAGTTGTCGGTATGGCAGTGCTGGCCGGCTGGTATGTCAGTAGCATGGTTCAGCTCGATCTTGATGGATCGGCCTATAACCTGAGTAGTTACTATGCAGAGTGGGATTTCCTGGCGGAATCGGATGAAGGAAAACCAGCAGCTGCAGCTCCACTCAGTCCGCAATCATTTACCTTTATTAATCCGATGGGGCAAAGCTTCGGTCTGGTGAAAGGCGCGTTTAGCGCTTCACTGCTGACCTTTGGTGTGATGGCATTGTTTGGCGTTATCGTTGGCTCCTTTGTCTGGTCACTGGTTAGCAAGAGCCTACGTGTCGAGTGGTTTGTTGGTGTGGGCGATTTCGTTACTCACCTGATCGGTGCGGTGTTGATGGGCTTCGGTGGTGTGCTAGCGATGGGGTGTACCATCGGACAGGGAATCACAGGTGTTTCAACGCTCGCTATTGGCTCGATGATGACGCTTGTCGCGATTATCTATGGCAGCGCGATTACGATGAAGGTACAGCTCTATAAGATGGTCTATGACGACAGTAGCTTCTTCTCAGCTCTCGTCACAGCAATGGCTGATCTACGTCTGCTCCCGAATGGGCTGCGCAAGCACGAGGCGGTATAA
- the queC gene encoding 7-cyano-7-deazaguanine synthase QueC, which translates to MTRRAIVLVSGGLDSVTVLAIARELGYECYALSFDYGQRHEVELESARRVATLFGAVEHRVIRIDMGAIGGSALTDSSIDVPESPTEGIPVTYVPARNTVFLSFALGWAEVVGAHDIFIGVNAVDYSGYPDCRPEFIKAFERLAVLATKAGVEGEQFRVQAPLIDLSKADIIREGIRLGVDYSQTVSCYSADSSGRACGKCDSCRLRAVGFAEAGIEDPTHYRG; encoded by the coding sequence ATGACTAGGCGGGCGATTGTGCTGGTTTCAGGCGGTCTCGATTCGGTTACGGTGCTGGCGATTGCTCGAGAGCTTGGCTATGAGTGTTATGCACTCAGCTTCGATTATGGTCAACGCCATGAGGTGGAGCTGGAGTCGGCGCGACGAGTAGCCACTCTTTTTGGCGCGGTGGAGCACCGAGTAATACGTATCGATATGGGTGCTATTGGTGGTTCAGCGCTCACCGATAGCTCAATTGATGTGCCTGAATCACCCACAGAGGGCATACCCGTTACCTATGTACCGGCAAGAAATACCGTTTTTCTCTCCTTTGCGCTCGGTTGGGCCGAGGTGGTCGGGGCGCACGATATCTTTATCGGCGTGAATGCCGTCGACTACTCGGGTTATCCAGACTGTCGGCCAGAATTTATCAAAGCTTTTGAAAGACTTGCGGTTCTTGCAACCAAGGCTGGGGTGGAGGGGGAGCAGTTTCGAGTGCAGGCACCACTGATCGACCTCTCAAAGGCTGATATTATCCGCGAGGGTATAAGGCTCGGTGTGGATTATAGCCAAACCGTCTCCTGCTACTCGGCTGATAGTAGCGGGCGCGCCTGTGGTAAATGTGATTCCTGTCGACTGCGGGCGGTTGGCTTTGCCGAGGCCGGAATCGAGGATCCGACTCACTATCGGGGATAA
- a CDS encoding sulfurtransferase TusA family protein, with amino-acid sequence MANFDQELDASGLNCPLPILRAKKALGGMGAGQVLRIIATDPGSVKDFDAFAKQTGNELMESGEEGGKFVFLIKKS; translated from the coding sequence ATGGCAAATTTCGATCAAGAGTTGGATGCATCAGGTCTGAACTGCCCACTGCCTATTCTGCGTGCCAAGAAAGCACTCGGCGGTATGGGTGCTGGTCAGGTGCTGCGTATCATTGCAACCGACCCGGGTTCAGTTAAGGATTTTGACGCATTCGCTAAGCAGACTGGTAATGAGCTGATGGAGTCTGGCGAGGAAGGCGGCAAGTTCGTGTTTTTGATCAAAAAATCATAA
- a CDS encoding OmpP1/FadL family transporter, protein MKLSIKRALVSTAITAAFAAPMAANATNGMNLEGYGPIATGMGGASMAYDNGTAAVMNNPATLGLMEDGDGRFDAALGMLGPDVTATVASAADSDGTMYWMPALGYAVREGNLTYGIGVFSQGGMGTDYDTDTWPAQPPVAGGGGAPATNAVSGSVQEVRSVVGVGRLILPVAFNVNDQLTIAGSADLVWAGMDMRMTMGCADMSGMVTADTYGFGCADPFDAVQLDFSDDSRFTGAAKGYGLAGKLGIHYQANDVLAVGATFHSKTYMSDLDAGVNLITTVDSWTQVISP, encoded by the coding sequence ATGAAGCTCAGCATCAAACGCGCGCTAGTCTCAACCGCGATTACCGCTGCATTTGCAGCGCCAATGGCTGCAAATGCCACCAATGGTATGAACCTTGAGGGCTACGGCCCAATCGCAACCGGTATGGGTGGTGCCTCAATGGCCTACGATAACGGTACTGCTGCGGTTATGAATAACCCTGCAACCCTCGGCCTGATGGAAGATGGCGACGGTCGTTTTGATGCCGCTCTCGGTATGCTCGGTCCAGACGTGACTGCAACTGTTGCATCTGCAGCTGACTCAGATGGGACTATGTACTGGATGCCTGCGCTTGGCTATGCCGTTCGTGAAGGTAACCTGACCTACGGTATTGGTGTCTTTTCACAGGGTGGTATGGGTACCGACTACGATACTGATACCTGGCCTGCACAGCCTCCAGTTGCGGGTGGTGGCGGTGCGCCGGCAACTAATGCTGTTAGTGGAAGCGTACAGGAAGTTCGATCTGTGGTTGGTGTTGGCCGTCTGATTCTGCCTGTTGCCTTCAATGTTAACGATCAGCTGACTATTGCGGGTAGTGCTGACCTGGTATGGGCCGGCATGGACATGCGCATGACGATGGGTTGTGCAGATATGAGTGGTATGGTGACTGCGGATACCTACGGTTTCGGTTGTGCCGATCCGTTTGATGCTGTACAGCTCGACTTCTCCGATGATAGCCGCTTCACTGGTGCAGCTAAGGGCTACGGTTTAGCTGGTAAGCTCGGTATTCACTATCAGGCCAACGATGTGCTTGCGGTTGGTGCAACCTTCCACTCCAAGACCTACATGAGTGATCTTGATGCCGGTGTAAATCTCATTACGACGGTGGACTCATGGACACAGGTGATATCACCGTGA
- a CDS encoding OmpP1/FadL family transporter, translating into MTPNDQIQLALDVKRIRWSETMKNFEMTFSNATGRIDMMMPMEWEDQTVVSLGGAFAVNDAVTLRAGYNRGTNPIPSSTLNFLFLRP; encoded by the coding sequence GTGACCCCAAATGACCAGATTCAGCTGGCGCTGGATGTAAAGCGTATCCGCTGGTCTGAAACTATGAAGAACTTCGAAATGACCTTCTCAAATGCTACTGGTCGAATCGATATGATGATGCCAATGGAGTGGGAAGACCAGACCGTGGTTTCTTTGGGCGGTGCATTTGCAGTTAATGATGCGGTTACTCTGCGTGCCGGTTACAACCGTGGTACCAATCCAATCCCTAGCAGCACCCTTAATTTTCTCTTCCTGCGACCCTGA
- the dsrE2 gene encoding sulfur carrier protein DsrE2 — translation MSKKLAIIATKGTLDWAYPPFILGSTAAALGYDVEIFFTFYGLRLLEKNVNLKVSPLGNPGMPMPMGMDKWFPVLGTAIPGMEAIMTMMMKQKMKAKGVASIEELRELSVESEIKFVACQMTVDLFDFDTNDLIDGVEYAGAAAFFEFAGEADISMYI, via the coding sequence ATGTCAAAAAAACTCGCCATTATCGCTACTAAGGGAACCCTTGACTGGGCTTACCCTCCTTTTATCCTCGGTTCAACTGCTGCAGCACTCGGTTATGATGTAGAAATTTTCTTCACCTTCTACGGTCTTCGTCTGCTGGAGAAGAATGTAAATCTCAAGGTATCGCCGCTGGGTAATCCTGGTATGCCAATGCCGATGGGAATGGATAAATGGTTCCCTGTGCTGGGTACCGCTATTCCCGGTATGGAAGCGATCATGACCATGATGATGAAGCAGAAGATGAAGGCGAAGGGTGTTGCCAGCATCGAAGAGCTGCGAGAACTCTCTGTTGAGTCTGAGATTAAGTTTGTTGCCTGTCAGATGACCGTTGATCTGTTTGATTTCGATACCAATGACCTAATTGATGGCGTTGAGTATGCCGGTGCGGCTGCATTCTTTGAGTTTGCAGGTGAAGCTGACATCTCTATGTATATCTAA